The following are encoded in a window of Ricinus communis isolate WT05 ecotype wild-type chromosome 4, ASM1957865v1, whole genome shotgun sequence genomic DNA:
- the LOC8259936 gene encoding uncharacterized protein LOC8259936: MEEEAGSNRIVTYYTTLLALLLILIFHFASKKFKTSPPPPPPPPSAPHPSPTSLQFRISELVSDDDLKFLIQKLDLNDNDNEKWETIIHKSNNHLSYSASSFKPQGAPVKYLSVTVFENCSLEVLRDFYMDNDYRLQWDKTLLQHHQLQVDRTDGTEIGLTIKKFPLLTPREYVLAWRLWQGNDQTFYCFIKECEHPLAPRHKKYVRVGFFRSCWRIRKVPGRNACEIKMYHQEDAGLNVEMAKLAFARGIWSYVCKMDNALRKYNAISRPHIGPAVTAVSLIQKVPPGLETINHIVDTPATPARIPMDGLVTDETREKKFRRRPSRKVLANGLLLLGGVICLSRGHSSLGAKVAMAYILTKLRKQDASSGQSRES; encoded by the exons ATGGAGGAAGAAGCAGGAAGTAACAGAATAGTAACATATTATACAACACTGCTAGCTCTCCTCCTTATCTTGATCTTCCACTTTGCTTCTAAGAAGTTTAAGActtctcctcctcctcctcctcctcctccttccGCTCCCCATCCTTCTCCGACCTCTCTCCAATTCCG AATATCAGAGCTTGTATCAGAcgatgatttaaaatttttaattcaaaaactGGATCTCAATGACAATGACAATGAAAAATGGGAAACCATCATTCATAAATCCAACAATCATCTCTCCTACTCAGCTTCATCCTTCAAACCTCAG GGTGCTCCCGTCAAATACTTGAGTGTCACGGTTTTTGAAAATTGCTCCCTAGAGGTTCTTAGGGATTTCTACATGGACAATGACTATAGATTGCAGTGGGATAAGACCTTGCTCCAACACCACCAGCTCCAAGTTGATCGTACTGATGGTACTGAAATTGGCCTCACCATCAAAAAATTCCCACTCTTGACCCCTAGAGAATACGTACTTGCTTGGAGATTATGGCAGGGAAATGATCAAACCTTCTATTGCTTTATTAAG GAATGTGAGCATCCTTTAGCACCACGACATAAAAAGTATGTACGAGTGGGTTTCTTTAGATCTTGTTGGAGAATCAGGAAAG TACCTGGTAGAAATGCCTGTGAGATAAAAATGTATCACCAAGAGGATGCTGGTTTAAATGTGGAGATGGCAAAGTTGGCTTTTGCTAGGGGCATATGGAGTTATGTATGTAAGATGGATAATGCTCTGCGCAAGTACAATGCAATAAGTCGTCCGCATATTGGTCCAGCTGTTACTGCTGTGTCTCTGATCCAGAAG GTTCCACCAGGTTTAGAAACAATAAATCACATTGTGGATACTCCGGCTACTCCTGCACGGATTCCCATGGATGGATTAGTCACTGATGAAACCAGAGAGAAGAAGTTTCGTAGAAGGCCATCAAGGAAAGTCTTAGCAAATGGTTTGCTACTTCTTGGGGGTGTCATCTGCCTGTCCCGTGGACATTCTAGCCTAGGTGCTAAAGTTGCTATGGCGTACATTTTGACAAAGCTGAGAAAACAGGATGCTTCCTCAGGCCAAAGCAGAGAAAGCTAA
- the LOC8259938 gene encoding protein STRUBBELIG-RECEPTOR FAMILY 5 isoform X1, giving the protein MHQSLVGFLIVSLGFLSTLAHSKTNSQDVSALNVMFTGLNSPSQLSGWKSSGGDPCDDSWEGITCSGSSVTQIKLSGLGLSGSMGYQLSNLKSVTYFDMSKNNLDNDIPYQLPPNTAHLDLSNNGFSGNVPYSISQMTDLEYLNLGHNQLNGQLSDMFQKLPKLKSLDLSYNSLSGNLPQSFASLSSLNTLRLQDNKFTGSINVLAGLPLDTLDVEDNEFSGWVPDELEGIENIETGGNSWSSGPAPPPPPGAKSISAKQKEHEKGAGGKDGMSGLSIALIVLASLVVVALLIILFSTRKSSPSSHFLDEERASQRRAFTPLSSQELSNDSHSAMRKEFRETEPFDSIAIDIKTMQKSPSVSYKPPHSDFAQSLNDNEFASHLNARRNTSVRAVSYSLADLQTATGNFAMGRLLGEGSIGRVYRAKYPDGKVLAVKKIDSSLFQSGRPEEFSGIVSSISKVYHPNIAELLGYCSEQGHNMLIYEYYRNGSLHDFLHMSDDYSKPLTWNTRVRIALGTARAVEYLHEVCSPSYVHKNIKSSNILLDLELNPHLSDYGLANFHHRTSQNLGVGYNAPECTRPSAYTSKSDIYSFGVVMLELLTGRMPFDNSKPRSEQCLARWATPQLHDIDALANMVDPALRGLYPTKSLSRFADIIALCVQSEPEFRPPMSEVVQALVRLVQRSSMKMRDDLAASVRTEESDY; this is encoded by the exons ATGCACCAGAGTCTTGTAGGGTTCTTGATCGTCTCTCTTGGGTTCCTGTCCACCCTCGCCCATTCAAAGACTAATTCCCAGGATG TCTCTGCTCTTAATGTGATGTTTACCGGCTTAAATTCTCCTTCACAACTAAGCGGTTGGAAATCAAGTGGTGGTGACCCTTGTGACGATTCTTGGGAAGGGATTACTTGCTCCGGCTCATCTGTGACTCAAAT AAAGTTATCTGGCCTTGGACTATCTGGATCAATGGGCTACCAGTTATCAAACTTGAAATCTGTCACCTACTT TGATATGAGCAAGAACAACCTCGACAATGACATACCATATCAGCTTCCTCCTAACACAGCTCATTT AGACCTTTCTAATAATGGCTTCAGTGGAAATGTGCCTTATTCGATCTCACAGATGACTGACCTCGAATATCT AAATCTTGGTCATAACCAGCTAAATGGACAGTTGAGTGACATGTTTCAAAAGCTTCCAAAACTTAAATCATT GGATTTATCCTACAACTCTCTTTCAGGCAATCTGCCGCAGAGTTTTGCATCACTTTCAAGTCTTAACACATT GCGTTTGCAAGACAATAAGTTCACTGGTTCAATAAATGTCCTCGCGGGCCTTCCTCTTGATACTTT GGATGTTGAAGACAACGAGTTCTCTGGATGGGTCCCTGATGAGCTGGAAGGCATTGAAAACATAGA AACTGGAGGAAATTCTTGGTCGTCGGGTCcagctcctcctcctccacctGGTGCAAAATCTATTTCAGCAAAACAAAAGGAACACGAGAAAGGTGCAGGTGGGAAGGATGGCATGAGTGGGTTATCTATAGCTCTAATAGTTCTGGCTTCATTGGTGGTAGTTGCACTCCTGATTATTCTATTTTCAACAAGAAAATCTTCTCCATCTTCACATTTTCTCGATGAAGAAAGGGCTAGCCAGCGTAGAGCCTTTACGCCCCTTTCATCTCAGGAATTATCCAATGACTCACATAGTGCTATGCGCAAAGAGTTTAGAG AAACTGAGCCATTTGATTCAATTGCGATCGATATCAAGACAATGCAAAAATCTCCTTCCGTCAGTTATAAGCCTCCACATTCTGATTTTGCACAATCTTTAAATGACAATGAGTTCGCAAGCCATCTGAATGCCAGAAGAAACACCTCTGTTCGTGCTGTTTCTTATTCTTTGGCAGACTTGCAGACGGCTACTGGTAATTTTGCAATGGGGCGTCTTCTTGGTGAGGGATCCATCGGCCGTGTTTATAGGGCCAAATATCCGGATGGAAAG GTTTTAGCTGTGAAAAAAATTGATTCGTCACTTTTTCAAAGTGGGCGCCCAGAAGAATTTTCAGGAATTGTTTCAAGCATCTCAAAAGTCTACCATCCAAACATTGCTGAACTTCTGGGTTATTGTTCAGAACAAGGGCACAACATGTTAATATATGAGTATTACAGGAATGGCTCACTTCACGACTTCCTGCACATGTCAGATGACTACAGCAAGCCACTAACTTGGAACACCAGAGTCAGAATTGCATTGGGCACAGCCCGGGCTGTAGA GTACCTCCATGAAGTTTGTTCTCCGTCCTATGTCCACAAGAATATCAAGTCATCTAATATTTTGCTCGACCTTGAGCTTAATCCTCATCTTTCAGACTATGGGCTGGCCAATTTTCACCAT CGCACAAGTCAAAATCTCGGCGTAGGGTACAACGCTCCAGAATGCACAAGGCCTTCAGCCTATACCTCGAAGAGTGACATTTACAGCTTCGGAGTGGTGATGCTGGAGTTATTGACGGGTCGAATGCCTTTTGACAA CTCAAAACCAAGATCAGAACAATGCCTAGCCCGTTGGGCTACTCCACAACTGCATGACATTGATGCATTGGCAAATATGGTGGACCCTGCTTTACGTGGACTGTACCCTACCAAGTCACTCTCTCGATTTGCTGATATCATTGCCCTCTGCGTACAG TCGGAGCCTGAATTCCGGCCGCCAATGTCAGAGGTGGTGCAAGCGTTGGTACGGTTAGTTCAACGGTCGAGTATGAAGATGAGAGATGATCTTGCGGCTTCTGTGAGGACTGAGGAGTCTGACTACTAG
- the LOC8259938 gene encoding protein STRUBBELIG-RECEPTOR FAMILY 5 isoform X2, with protein MSKNNLDNDIPYQLPPNTAHLDLSNNGFSGNVPYSISQMTDLEYLNLGHNQLNGQLSDMFQKLPKLKSLDLSYNSLSGNLPQSFASLSSLNTLRLQDNKFTGSINVLAGLPLDTLDVEDNEFSGWVPDELEGIENIETGGNSWSSGPAPPPPPGAKSISAKQKEHEKGAGGKDGMSGLSIALIVLASLVVVALLIILFSTRKSSPSSHFLDEERASQRRAFTPLSSQELSNDSHSAMRKEFRETEPFDSIAIDIKTMQKSPSVSYKPPHSDFAQSLNDNEFASHLNARRNTSVRAVSYSLADLQTATGNFAMGRLLGEGSIGRVYRAKYPDGKVLAVKKIDSSLFQSGRPEEFSGIVSSISKVYHPNIAELLGYCSEQGHNMLIYEYYRNGSLHDFLHMSDDYSKPLTWNTRVRIALGTARAVEYLHEVCSPSYVHKNIKSSNILLDLELNPHLSDYGLANFHHRTSQNLGVGYNAPECTRPSAYTSKSDIYSFGVVMLELLTGRMPFDNSKPRSEQCLARWATPQLHDIDALANMVDPALRGLYPTKSLSRFADIIALCVQSEPEFRPPMSEVVQALVRLVQRSSMKMRDDLAASVRTEESDY; from the exons ATGAGCAAGAACAACCTCGACAATGACATACCATATCAGCTTCCTCCTAACACAGCTCATTT AGACCTTTCTAATAATGGCTTCAGTGGAAATGTGCCTTATTCGATCTCACAGATGACTGACCTCGAATATCT AAATCTTGGTCATAACCAGCTAAATGGACAGTTGAGTGACATGTTTCAAAAGCTTCCAAAACTTAAATCATT GGATTTATCCTACAACTCTCTTTCAGGCAATCTGCCGCAGAGTTTTGCATCACTTTCAAGTCTTAACACATT GCGTTTGCAAGACAATAAGTTCACTGGTTCAATAAATGTCCTCGCGGGCCTTCCTCTTGATACTTT GGATGTTGAAGACAACGAGTTCTCTGGATGGGTCCCTGATGAGCTGGAAGGCATTGAAAACATAGA AACTGGAGGAAATTCTTGGTCGTCGGGTCcagctcctcctcctccacctGGTGCAAAATCTATTTCAGCAAAACAAAAGGAACACGAGAAAGGTGCAGGTGGGAAGGATGGCATGAGTGGGTTATCTATAGCTCTAATAGTTCTGGCTTCATTGGTGGTAGTTGCACTCCTGATTATTCTATTTTCAACAAGAAAATCTTCTCCATCTTCACATTTTCTCGATGAAGAAAGGGCTAGCCAGCGTAGAGCCTTTACGCCCCTTTCATCTCAGGAATTATCCAATGACTCACATAGTGCTATGCGCAAAGAGTTTAGAG AAACTGAGCCATTTGATTCAATTGCGATCGATATCAAGACAATGCAAAAATCTCCTTCCGTCAGTTATAAGCCTCCACATTCTGATTTTGCACAATCTTTAAATGACAATGAGTTCGCAAGCCATCTGAATGCCAGAAGAAACACCTCTGTTCGTGCTGTTTCTTATTCTTTGGCAGACTTGCAGACGGCTACTGGTAATTTTGCAATGGGGCGTCTTCTTGGTGAGGGATCCATCGGCCGTGTTTATAGGGCCAAATATCCGGATGGAAAG GTTTTAGCTGTGAAAAAAATTGATTCGTCACTTTTTCAAAGTGGGCGCCCAGAAGAATTTTCAGGAATTGTTTCAAGCATCTCAAAAGTCTACCATCCAAACATTGCTGAACTTCTGGGTTATTGTTCAGAACAAGGGCACAACATGTTAATATATGAGTATTACAGGAATGGCTCACTTCACGACTTCCTGCACATGTCAGATGACTACAGCAAGCCACTAACTTGGAACACCAGAGTCAGAATTGCATTGGGCACAGCCCGGGCTGTAGA GTACCTCCATGAAGTTTGTTCTCCGTCCTATGTCCACAAGAATATCAAGTCATCTAATATTTTGCTCGACCTTGAGCTTAATCCTCATCTTTCAGACTATGGGCTGGCCAATTTTCACCAT CGCACAAGTCAAAATCTCGGCGTAGGGTACAACGCTCCAGAATGCACAAGGCCTTCAGCCTATACCTCGAAGAGTGACATTTACAGCTTCGGAGTGGTGATGCTGGAGTTATTGACGGGTCGAATGCCTTTTGACAA CTCAAAACCAAGATCAGAACAATGCCTAGCCCGTTGGGCTACTCCACAACTGCATGACATTGATGCATTGGCAAATATGGTGGACCCTGCTTTACGTGGACTGTACCCTACCAAGTCACTCTCTCGATTTGCTGATATCATTGCCCTCTGCGTACAG TCGGAGCCTGAATTCCGGCCGCCAATGTCAGAGGTGGTGCAAGCGTTGGTACGGTTAGTTCAACGGTCGAGTATGAAGATGAGAGATGATCTTGCGGCTTCTGTGAGGACTGAGGAGTCTGACTACTAG
- the LOC107260827 gene encoding uncharacterized protein LOC107260827: protein MDLTKASEERLLHLNELEEMCSEAYENAKLYKERTKKQHDKSLLRKLRSRWNRSFEVITVFNHGVMELRNIKTQEQFKVNGYRLKPYYEGMTCGHEVECIEAPPI, encoded by the exons ATGGACTTAACTAAAGCAAGTGAAGAGCGTTTGTTGCATCTAAATGAGCTAGAAGAAATGTGTAGCGAGGCATATGAGAATGCCAAGCTATACAAAGAAAGGACCAAGAAGCAACATGATAAGAGTTTACTTC GAAAGCTTAGATCCAGATGGAACAGATCCTTCGAAGTAATAACGGTTTTCAATCATGGTGTGATGGAATTACGTAACATTAAGACCCAAGAAcaattcaaagttaatggcTATCGCTTAAAGCCATACTATGAAGGGATGACATGTGGACATGAAGTGGAGTGCATAGAAGCACCTccaatttga
- the LOC8259934 gene encoding uncharacterized protein LOC8259934 translates to MGFSIRHMAITVVALGITAFTFGILAEQNKPDSGKSLNSNGVITCKYPSDPSPIYGFLSIAFLTASSVIGSYSIFHPYKGRSVPLKDLFCSTTMLVFFQIAVWVSFLAEGMLVWTTVAELVHLTNNVHRDANTKCPTAKTGLFGGAAFMALNASLFWLVCLMLADNARDDYFNEDEENHEGHYGQVLTADYDVKEQAKV, encoded by the exons ATGGGTTTCAGTATCAGACACATGGCTATTACTGTGGTGGCACTTGGTATTACGGCCTTCACTTTTGGAATTCTTGCTGAGCAAAACAAG CCTGATTCTGGGAAGTCGCTCAATTCCAATGGAGTCATTACCTGCAAATATCCCTCAGACCCATCCCCCATTTATGGCTTCCTCTCTATTGCATTCCTCACTGCATCTTCAGTCATTGGCTCCTACTCCATTTTTCATCCTTACAAAGGAAGAAGTGTTCCTCTGAAGGATCTATTTTGCAGCACTACAATGCTTGTGTTTTTCCAAATTGCTGT ATGGGTGTCCTTCTTGGCTGAAGGGATGCTGGTATGGACAACAGTTGCTGAGCTCGTGCACTTGACTAACAATGTGCATCGTGACGCGAACACTAAATGTCCCACAGCCAAGACTGGTCTCTTTGGGGGTGCTGCCTTTATGGCTCTCAATGCTTCCCTCTTTTGGTTGGTTTGCCTCATGCTCGCTGATAATGCTAGAGATGATTACTTTAATGAAGATGAAGAGAATCACGAAGGTCATTATGGTCAGGTTCTCACTGCAGACTATGACGTTAAGGAACAAGCCAAAGTTTGA
- the LOC8259933 gene encoding organic cation/carnitine transporter 7 isoform X2, which produces MEMMLLSTIGPAVQQQWGLSSAKQSLITSMVFVGMMIGAYSWGLVSDKFGRRRGFLVTAIITSAAGLLSSFAPNYITLILFRCLVGLGLGGGPVLLAWFLEFVPAPKRGTWMVIFQVFWTIGAISEAALAWIIMPRLSWRWLLAVAALPSFLLLVFYTMTPESPRYLCLKGRKVDALGILEKVAKLNGKVLPPGVLVTDHELELQEKSLPVEDGNTGLPQNDEDVNHPPPMWKDSNMGPFRSLLTLLSPRLARSTLLLWVVFFGNAFSYYGLVLLTTELNDRNRHCPLTQMQPQTAVDVNYKDVFITSFAEIPGIILAGLTVDRFGRKLSMSVVFFICGIFLLPLVVHQSATLTTALLFIARIFITDTFTVVYVYAPEMYPTSVRSTGVGVASSMGRIGGMVSPYVAIMLVQGCHQAAAILLFMAVAFASGICVSLFPFDTKGRDLTESICSIKNETPKVMTQAEP; this is translated from the exons ATGGAAATGATGCTTCTCTCAACTATCGGACCAGCAGTGCAGCAGCAATGGGGTCTTTCTTCTGCCAAACAGAGCCTCATCACCAGTATGGTTTTCGTTGGCATGATGATCGGCGCATACTCATGGGGCTTAGTTTCTGATAAATTTGGAAGAAG GAGGGGATTTCTGGTTACAGCCATAATTACTTCTGCAGCTGGACTTCTGAGTTCCTTTGCCCCGAACTATATTACATTGATTCTTTTTCGTTGTTTGGTTGGACTTGGCTTGGGAGGTGGTCCTGTACTCTTAGCCTGGTTCTTAGAGTTTGTACCAGCACCAAAAAGAGGCACTTGGATGGTTATTTTCCAAGTGTTTTGGACCATTGGAGCAATATCCGAAGCTGCTCTAGCATGG ATTATTATGCCAAGATTGAGCTGGAGGTGGCTGCTTGCTGTGGCTGCTCTGCCATCTTTTCTTCTCCTTGTATTTTATACTATGACTCCTGAGTCCCCAAGATATTTGTGCTTGAAAGGTAGAAAAGTTGATGCCCTTGGGATTCTAGAAAAAGTAGCTAAACTAAATGGAAAAGTATTGCCTCCTGGTGTTCTTGTTACTGATCATGAACTCGAGCTACAAGAGAAGAGTCTTCCAGTGGAGGATGGAAATACAGGTTTACCGCAAAACGATGAAGATGTTAACCATCCTCCTCCCATGTGGAAGGATTCTAACATGGGGCCTTTCAGATCACTGTTAACCCTTCTTTCGCCAAGATTAGCTAGGTCAACCTTGCTGTTATGGGTGGTATTTTTTGGGAATGCATTTTCATATTATGGCCTTGTTTTGCTGACCACTGAGTTGAACGATAGGAATCGTCATTGCCCTTTAACTCAAATGCAGCCCCAGACGGCTGTGGATGTTAACTACAAAGATGTGTTTATTACTTCTTTTGCAG aGATTCCGGGGATAATCCTGGCAGGTCTCACAGTTGATAGGTTTGGTCGAAAACTTTCTATGTCggttgtgttctttatctgtGGCATCTTCCTGCTACCATTGGTGGTCCATCAATCTGCGACTCTCACAACAGCCCTTCTCTTTATAGCTCGAATATTCATAACAGATACCTTCACTGTTGTCTATGTTTACGCCCCAGAG ATGTATCCAACTTCAGTGAGGTCAACAGGAGTTGGAGTTGCAAGCTCAATGGGAAGAATTGGTGGAATGGTCTCCCCTTATGTGGCAATAATGTTAGTGCAAGGATGCCATCAAGCTGCAgcaattcttctttttatggcTGTAGCTTTTGCATCTGGGATCTGTGTCTCACTGTTTCCATTTGACACCAAGGGCCGTGATTTGACTGAAAGTATATGCAgtataaaaaatgaaacacCGAAGGTCATGACACAAGCAGAGCCATAA
- the LOC8259938 gene encoding protein STRUBBELIG-RECEPTOR FAMILY 5 isoform X3 produces MTDLEYLNLGHNQLNGQLSDMFQKLPKLKSLDLSYNSLSGNLPQSFASLSSLNTLRLQDNKFTGSINVLAGLPLDTLDVEDNEFSGWVPDELEGIENIETGGNSWSSGPAPPPPPGAKSISAKQKEHEKGAGGKDGMSGLSIALIVLASLVVVALLIILFSTRKSSPSSHFLDEERASQRRAFTPLSSQELSNDSHSAMRKEFRETEPFDSIAIDIKTMQKSPSVSYKPPHSDFAQSLNDNEFASHLNARRNTSVRAVSYSLADLQTATGNFAMGRLLGEGSIGRVYRAKYPDGKVLAVKKIDSSLFQSGRPEEFSGIVSSISKVYHPNIAELLGYCSEQGHNMLIYEYYRNGSLHDFLHMSDDYSKPLTWNTRVRIALGTARAVEYLHEVCSPSYVHKNIKSSNILLDLELNPHLSDYGLANFHHRTSQNLGVGYNAPECTRPSAYTSKSDIYSFGVVMLELLTGRMPFDNSKPRSEQCLARWATPQLHDIDALANMVDPALRGLYPTKSLSRFADIIALCVQSEPEFRPPMSEVVQALVRLVQRSSMKMRDDLAASVRTEESDY; encoded by the exons ATGACTGACCTCGAATATCT AAATCTTGGTCATAACCAGCTAAATGGACAGTTGAGTGACATGTTTCAAAAGCTTCCAAAACTTAAATCATT GGATTTATCCTACAACTCTCTTTCAGGCAATCTGCCGCAGAGTTTTGCATCACTTTCAAGTCTTAACACATT GCGTTTGCAAGACAATAAGTTCACTGGTTCAATAAATGTCCTCGCGGGCCTTCCTCTTGATACTTT GGATGTTGAAGACAACGAGTTCTCTGGATGGGTCCCTGATGAGCTGGAAGGCATTGAAAACATAGA AACTGGAGGAAATTCTTGGTCGTCGGGTCcagctcctcctcctccacctGGTGCAAAATCTATTTCAGCAAAACAAAAGGAACACGAGAAAGGTGCAGGTGGGAAGGATGGCATGAGTGGGTTATCTATAGCTCTAATAGTTCTGGCTTCATTGGTGGTAGTTGCACTCCTGATTATTCTATTTTCAACAAGAAAATCTTCTCCATCTTCACATTTTCTCGATGAAGAAAGGGCTAGCCAGCGTAGAGCCTTTACGCCCCTTTCATCTCAGGAATTATCCAATGACTCACATAGTGCTATGCGCAAAGAGTTTAGAG AAACTGAGCCATTTGATTCAATTGCGATCGATATCAAGACAATGCAAAAATCTCCTTCCGTCAGTTATAAGCCTCCACATTCTGATTTTGCACAATCTTTAAATGACAATGAGTTCGCAAGCCATCTGAATGCCAGAAGAAACACCTCTGTTCGTGCTGTTTCTTATTCTTTGGCAGACTTGCAGACGGCTACTGGTAATTTTGCAATGGGGCGTCTTCTTGGTGAGGGATCCATCGGCCGTGTTTATAGGGCCAAATATCCGGATGGAAAG GTTTTAGCTGTGAAAAAAATTGATTCGTCACTTTTTCAAAGTGGGCGCCCAGAAGAATTTTCAGGAATTGTTTCAAGCATCTCAAAAGTCTACCATCCAAACATTGCTGAACTTCTGGGTTATTGTTCAGAACAAGGGCACAACATGTTAATATATGAGTATTACAGGAATGGCTCACTTCACGACTTCCTGCACATGTCAGATGACTACAGCAAGCCACTAACTTGGAACACCAGAGTCAGAATTGCATTGGGCACAGCCCGGGCTGTAGA GTACCTCCATGAAGTTTGTTCTCCGTCCTATGTCCACAAGAATATCAAGTCATCTAATATTTTGCTCGACCTTGAGCTTAATCCTCATCTTTCAGACTATGGGCTGGCCAATTTTCACCAT CGCACAAGTCAAAATCTCGGCGTAGGGTACAACGCTCCAGAATGCACAAGGCCTTCAGCCTATACCTCGAAGAGTGACATTTACAGCTTCGGAGTGGTGATGCTGGAGTTATTGACGGGTCGAATGCCTTTTGACAA CTCAAAACCAAGATCAGAACAATGCCTAGCCCGTTGGGCTACTCCACAACTGCATGACATTGATGCATTGGCAAATATGGTGGACCCTGCTTTACGTGGACTGTACCCTACCAAGTCACTCTCTCGATTTGCTGATATCATTGCCCTCTGCGTACAG TCGGAGCCTGAATTCCGGCCGCCAATGTCAGAGGTGGTGCAAGCGTTGGTACGGTTAGTTCAACGGTCGAGTATGAAGATGAGAGATGATCTTGCGGCTTCTGTGAGGACTGAGGAGTCTGACTACTAG